The Gemmatimonadales bacterium genome contains the following window.
TGGTGCACCGGCTTGCCGCCGAGCGTCTCGAACATCTTCTCGTAGGCCTGCTGCGCGAGCGGCGTCGCCATGCCCGACGCGACGTTGAGCCGCGCCAGCGGCGCCACTGCGTAGATCCCGCTGTCCGCGCCCTCGGTGAAGCCCTTCCACCCCAGCGGCTTGAGGTAGCAGAACTTCATGTAGCTCCACGGCTCGACGTGCTCGGCGATGAAGTCGAGGTATTGCCGGGCCGCGAACCGGGCGATCTCCTTGCCTTCCGGCGACACGACCTTGAGCTTGCCGTCGTAGAAATTCGGCCGGTCCTGGTCGTCCACCATGCCCATGTAGTTGGTACGGTGGGTGAAGGTGTCGGAGGTGATGAGCTTCACGTACTCCGGGTTCTTGAGGACGACGTCCTCGAACACCTGCAGCGTGAACTGGGCGAACTTGACCGCGTCGGCGGCCAGCACCTGGAACTGCTTCTGCTCCTCCGGCTTGATCGGCTTGGCGACGCCGCCGGGGAGTCCCAGGACGGGGTGGATGACCTTGCCGCCGGCGATGGCGATCAGCTCGCGCAGCCGCCGCCGCATCGCGATGACCGTCTTGCCGGTCTCGGTGCCCACCTTGGCGATGACGCCGAGGATGTTCCGCTCGGCCGCGGGCGCCGTGGGGCCGACCACGAAGTCCGGCCCGCCGAGGAAGTAGAAGTGCAGCGCGTGGTCCTCGGCCATGAACGCGTTGTAGACCAGCTCGCGGATCGCCTTCCCGGCGGGCGGCGGCTCGACCTGGTACAGGTCGTCCAGGGCCTTGGTCGCCGCCATGTGGTGCGCGGTCGGGCAGACCCCGCAGATGCGCGAGGTGATCTGCGGCATGTCTTCGGCGAGGCGGCCCTTGGCGAACTGCTCGAAGCCGCGCAGCTCCGGGACCTGCATGAAGGCGCGGCTGACGTCGCCCCGCTCGTCGAGGAAGATCTCGATCTTCCCGTGGCCCTCGAGCCGGGTGATCGGGTCGATACTGATCTTGCGCCCGCCACCCGGGGCGGTCTTGGCGGCCGGCGAGCCGGCCGGCGTCGTCGCCTGCGTCATGGTTGTCCCGCCTTCACGGTTTGAGGCACCGCCGCCGGAGCCGCCGCCGGCTTCGCGGGCGCCGCCGCCGCCGCGGGGGCCGGCCGGCGCGCCACGCAGTCCAGCACGGGCTGCGGCGATACGACCTCGGTGCCGATCCCCAGCTTCCTGGGCTCGATGCCCATCGCGAGCCCCATCAGCTGGGTGAAGTACAGCACCGGGATCTTGTACTTGGTGCCGAACTCGCGGTTCACGTCCTGCTGGTAGCATTCCAGATTGAGCTGGCACAGCGGGCAGGCGGTGGCGATCACGTCGGCCTTCGCCTGCACCGCGGCCCGCAGCAGGTCGCGCACCATCGCGAGGGCGGCCCGCCGGTTGGCGATCATCAGCGACGCCCCGCAGCAGTGCAGCCGGTACGGAAAGTCCACGGCGTCGGCGCCGATCGTCTTCAGGAGGTCCTCGAAGTAGCTC
Protein-coding sequences here:
- a CDS encoding Ni/Fe hydrogenase subunit alpha, with translation MTQATTPAGSPAAKTAPGGGRKISIDPITRLEGHGKIEIFLDERGDVSRAFMQVPELRGFEQFAKGRLAEDMPQITSRICGVCPTAHHMAATKALDDLYQVEPPPAGKAIRELVYNAFMAEDHALHFYFLGGPDFVVGPTAPAAERNILGVIAKVGTETGKTVIAMRRRLRELIAIAGGKVIHPVLGLPGGVAKPIKPEEQKQFQVLAADAVKFAQFTLQVFEDVVLKNPEYVKLITSDTFTHRTNYMGMVDDQDRPNFYDGKLKVVSPEGKEIARFAARQYLDFIAEHVEPWSYMKFCYLKPLGWKGFTEGADSGIYAVAPLARLNVASGMATPLAQQAYEKMFETLGGKPVHHTLGNHWARVIELLYATERLQEIAADPVLVDKNVRTLPTVKPSEGVGVVEAPRGTLIHHYKTDE